In Rhopalosiphum padi isolate XX-2018 chromosome 3, ASM2088224v1, whole genome shotgun sequence, the genomic stretch cgtcattaaagaattttttataaGCAAAATGTGTTACattagtatatttatgtttaaaaaactattttattttcataatcaaaataaaattaattcttattcCTTTTTAACATTTGCATGAACATTAAGTACTAACATATTACCAAtttgtattaacatttatttccattatcaaacatcttttaaaaaaaaaaatgtataggtattatattatattatgtttttctaacAATTCAACAActgtcataaatataatacgattataatactaatattgcgtaggtacctatacagttAACTTAGATCAGTtagatctaaaaatatataattttatttccagGTTTTATACTGAATtagtattttcttaataaatgaTCAAAAGCATGttgtaattgttatatattatcataagttctagaaaaaattaataaaaggtaCTGTATAGAAGATTGatcaattatgaaaaataaatgaaaaacgtTCATTCTTGTAAGtacttaataaacatattaaaaactaaaatgtgcatttaaagaaaatatatattctattactatacatttcaataattaataatatttgtgtttattacTAGAATGATTGGTATGAACAAATATAGATGAGTCAGTAATATTAGGAATTAAAAGTGCTCAATATTGCTCGTAATGAGCAAATTCATACTTTTCTTGTAACTACTAACTACTGCCTACTTTTAACAAATAGTCACTACTCACTAATAGTAGATAATATACTCAAAACATTGATTATGAGATGCTATAGtgtgaatttaatattcaaatgtaagtaattaaattaagaacataaatataataaaatattaagatattaaaattatttatgatgtgATCAAattgagaaaaatattataaatctttacagtgttatacttttataattgttaatattttcaatacatatgTTACCGTCAATGATGTAAATTTCTAACATTAATAGACAATATCATCAATATCTAGGCATTAACTGACAATGACCTTTTAACATAGGTAAtgttgtaaatacatttataactatgGCTAAAAAATTACCTTAATGTCTAATACTAATAGACaatgttgataattttgttaagcaaaatattcaaaatgagtcaaaactataaaaatataagataaattatacataattatttatttttccaatttaatGTATTGTGACACTTTGAATTGAATTGCATAAAACATTACTTTTTTACAAGCACATCTGTTGATTTTTAAGAAAAAGCCAGGAATTATACCGAAAATACCTAGGAAATATTTCTAAATGCATCATTGTCTGAAAATAATgggcattataattatttcctagtgaacattgtataatattgtgtaatttgGTAAAAAGTATCGTGATTGACTAgtcattaacattaatttacatCTTTGACGATAACATAAACttttatgttttcattttaagaGGATACGAGCAGCAAATTTTTCTCAGAAGATTTCATTTAGTGTTGTTAGTTTTAGTCGATTTtagtattactttaaatttataaattataaaatataaaagtggaTAAGATATCTGTTGTTCTGGTGTtggcttttttattttattttaattttaaatcaagttaTGAGCATCTTAAAATTGTGCATACTaacttataatttgatttaaaattaaaacataaaaaaatattatattcttatatttaaatttaattaaaagtcaatttattgtaatttataactaaaaacacaaaattgatATTACTGACATACTACtaatgtaatacatttgtatacacAGCACGTGTAGGTATCatgtaatttacaataatcattgttttttcaataataactaataaagtagttaataatattcaattaattactCAGAGAGTCAAGTATTGAAGACTAGAACTtgcatttataagtaaatacatatttttaaatgataaatttgtttcacaaaattttaaacaaaatgagttacatttaatattacatatttcattaaaaatataaataattgtaaatattttacaataattctattttttttctcaattatagACAATTcagattaatatttactattcaattttaaatacagtaaacgccgcttataagactcactttggGACCAGCATAAAATGAGTCTTATAACCAAATGAATCTTATAggcaaaatagaaaaaaaaaattaattatgtatttataaattttattttactacatattttgctttaattttaatactttaacacatattacatattacatacttattattgaaCACATTTAATAatcctgataaaaaaaaactaaaattataataggtaaatattacatataattatataaaaatattataaaaattatacattaataaaaaattataaaggatgtatgtataatgtatttattatttattttgaaaaattatttttgaaataaattataattttagtttgttttttattttgtgcagTCGCCAGATAATCAGTTACCTcactataataacgataatcgtTGCGATAAATGTGAACTTTTATctgcgataaaaattattatacgttataaagTACCAACAGAAACTAGAAATAATcaacaagaatattatttaatttttcaataccaatttatttcttaattataaccaaaaattttattttctactattTAGTTTACTAAATTTGAGTCTTATAAccgattttttattaatgtattttgataCGTCTGGACCGTTCCAGACGATTTTGAGTCTAATAAGCGACTGAACCTTATATCCGTGAGTCTTATAAGCGGCGTCTACTGTAGTACTTTTTTATCCATTTGAAATTGTAATCACTATAGGtaattaaacgttttaatatttaagatatttacctttttaaatgtgttgtttttttaCTGAGATTATAATAGCATTTTTCAATGTAAGTAGGTAATAACAATAAGGCCAtagataaatgaaataaatcatattattagtatacctattacaCTGAGCTTTTAGCACATATTTTGGTTGTATTTATAAACCAATACATTttggtagtattttttttttttattaatactttatgcCAGTTCGGCAATGTACAGAGGTTGTTGATAGGTACTAACAGattaatgcataaaaataacaggtttttttttttttttttttagttactttatatcaaatattaattaaacagtaaataaaatatgtacatcttAAATGAATTCAAAAAAGTTCAACTCAATTAAATATGactattttaatgtacaaataattaactaacTTTAGTATATGAAACGAGTATGTTAGTAGAAAAAAACTATGGAAACAGTTTAATGTTTTGTAATtcccaaaaaaattattcagtcaaCTTTTTGCTTTAATTACCTTGTTGTTATGCAGGTGCACACACCGTATTCAGATTGTAACACTatctataaaatcaatatatatgaACTGTCTTGTTACCTGCTCGAGTGCAGTGATACGCCGAGTATAATTGATCGTTCGTGTCCGTGCGGTCGACGATCAACGGATGGAATCGAACAGGCACCGAGCAGTACGGTTCAGCAGTTACAACGGAAAAAAAGACTGTTGGTCTGCGCTATGTCACGAAGCCGATGTCGACGTCGTAGCCGACACCGCCGCCGCGTCGCACGACCCCCGGGTCCGTTGGTCGTTGTGGTCGCTCCTCCGTCCACTGTCGCGGACCACCGACGAATGAGATGCGCGACGATCAGACGATCCGGACCATTGTCGCTCAGCCAGTCGCCGTTGCGCAGAGACCGTGAGTGTCGGCTGCTAGCGACCTACTGGCAGTTTAAAAACCTATGACGAATACACGTTCGCCTTGAATTGGCGGCGGCGACGTCGACGCGCAACGGTGACCTCCTCTCCGTCGCCGTTTATCACACGACGGGCGGGCTCCTCGACACTCGGAAACGGAACGACCGGCACCATGAACGGTCGTAACGATTGATCTCCGCAAAAGACGATCGCACGACGATGTCGTCGTCGTCCAGGGCCGTTCGCTGTTGTCGACGTTTATAATAGTGGTTATGGCGGGAGACCTACGGGTTTAGCGCAGTCCTACCGAATCGCTGCCACCGACGACTCTCCGTCATCAACGGACATCATTGATGACCCCGTGAAGTTGTGTTCTGACGACCGACGGGTACGACGAATGAGCGAATGACCGTGAACCGGAGTCGGGAGAACGAGCCGACGCTGCGTCCGTGCGTGCACCGCTTTTACGtgatactatatagttatattacagTCGTGTACAAGTGTCCAAGCCGATCGGAGTGtcatactatacaataataacaactcGTCACGACCGACTCGTGataacggcggcggcggcggcgacgattCGGCACGCAGGCCGGGCCCGGCACGATGTTccccggcggcggcggcggctcgCCGGGCCACCGCTCGCGCCGCACAGCAGCAACAgctcagcagcagcagcagcagcagctatTATCGCTCGCCGTGATTGATAACGGGCGCGGTGATAAGCAATCACCACACCGCTTATCGCGAACGCTCGACTACCGCTTGCGCCGAGTCCGTCCACGTATACACACGGCGCGCATGGGGGCACGAGACGCACGAGACGCACCGATAGATCATTAAACTGCAACGTAAGATAATAAGTAAGCCGCGATCGCCGATCACTTGAGCTAGTGACGTTTGGTTTCTCGTCTTGTGCGCGTATTCGATAGCGTGTGGTGAGGACCGACGCGCCGGCCGGCCGCTATCGTTTACACGCCCTCGTCCGCGTACaccttcttcttcttcttcacaTCTATCCACAAGGcggacggacggacggacggTTCCTTGTTTTCCGTGTTTTCTATCGCTCCAAGGTCTGTGAACGCCCGCAGCAGTGATGAATATCTTCACGGTCGTCGCCAGAACCACAGCGATCACACCGATCGTCACTACAGCGAATACCGTCAAATAGTCGTACTGTGTGTATCATATTCTACCGCATTACCTCTACTTACGTACACAGGTTTGTGCTCATAACATGGATTTACCTATATGTAACTGTGCATTGTGAATAATTAGAGAATAAGTGTGCATATTATCTATTCGTAtagatagttaatattataatattgtgtacctacCTGTTTTAACGACATCCAAATCATAGCTTAATACGTGCagacaattttttcaattaaattaaattagtattttgcaTAGTAAAacgttacaatattaatataacgatTTCAATTTTTCTCTTATCATACTCAAATAAAGACTCATGTAAgagaaattgtaaattttacctGTATTAATTGTTGTTCCCTATGGTCACGTTAGTGCGGTGGTTGTGTACAATTTGGAACGTtgttttaatcaataatcaacACCCTGAACGGCTGAACATCTTTGAATTAGATGTTGTTACATTACCTTATTATCTTTAAGTTACAACCAGTGCTAAACATGTTATTCTACTAAAAGTTTTTAATGCTTTAACCATATTCTGTATTCTCGCCtggtggaaaaaaaaatataacaaaaacctACAATTCtaaaagtacatattatgttataatactatatactaaaAACTTTCAAGTCAGATAACTCTGATTATGACTAATTGTTATTAGTGCCCCGTGGCATAGctagaaatattgaaaaaaggtGGGAAGATATAATGAAAGATAAAACACTAAATGCATAGCTATGTTTACattatcatacataaaaaaaattacaatatttaacgtaataatttaattatgaatatatttatttattattaaaataattaagtattaataactaataatatgtgGACCGTTGACTAGTATTGTAGTTACATTCTTATTGTTgaaatgttgtaatattatgcatagGCGGAACTACGGCCTGGGCCAACTGGGCCATGGCCCAGGCTAATTAGCTCCGTATTGAAGTATACATTTgctaagaacatattattttaaatgtaataaaataaattacttatgttatacttatacatatgtattttaataaaaaaaatcggtgTTCTTTATCGCCTTCCACCctttatttttttggatatGATAGGTGCAAATTGACTTTCATTAGTGGCCCAGTCTAATGAAAACGTCTAATTGCGCCTAtgatattatgtcattatttattattttagttgtgtTTGTAAAATAcacttcattaataataaaaaaattctcttGCACTTCTACTAGAAATATGCGCTTGATTAGATACTACTTTAATTTATACACTTAGGtagttaaaactaaattattattaaactgataaaaataaagtaataataaataactttgatAGTCTGATGGGTAAATAAGTAGTAAGTAAaagtaattgattaataaatatttttgtgaaaatcagttattacaTAGCAATAcacttatttgtttttatatttttgacatgATTGAAaagtaacttataaattaatatttaatgtacgacttatgcttttaaatttttttacttaaaatattcttatgtcTTATTCTTATGTTGATATTCAAACAAaccagtaaaataaataaaaatctattattaaaagtttatataaaaGGTTAACAAAAAACAAGAacatatgcatttttttaataatgcttattttatttaatatttacttaggtGTACAATATAGCATTGtgactatacaatattttattagtacaggcaataaataaataaacttttattttcactATATTGTTACTATAAACTGCTAgctactataatattgtgtatgttttaaaataatcataatctttatttttttttacacagatTGTCAGTAAAGAAATTTGGaaactaaacataatttatcgTCGATAACTACAAGTACAAGTGTTTCAATTGTCCCAGTTGTACTATATGATCAGGattatacaaactatattaCTATTTCTTCAACTGTCACATAGCTGTTTGATACTTTTATTGTCAATAGTCACTTGTAATCAACTAGCATCATTGAACACCGACATTGGTAACTGCATCAAAGTCTAGTGGTTACTATACAATGATTCCACTATCATCTTCAACGTCGCAGAGAAAATCAAGCGTGGCGGCAAAAATGACAAGCGGTAGCTCCACCGGTATGCCTTCACCCACCAGCCTCTTGACAAAGCTCAAGGGGGCCATACGTTCTGTTGTGTCCGACTCGAATGCCCGCAATTTGATGGGCTTTTTGGCCCTAAACTTCGTGTTCGCTTTTGTGGAACTCGCGTACGGCATGTGGACGAACAGCTTGGGTTTGATATCGGACTCGTTTCACATGTTCTTCGATTGCACTGGCCTAGTGGCCGGGCTGGCGGCTCAAGTAGTCAGCCGGTGGCCAGCTGACGATTCGTTCGCCTACGGCTATAAGCGGGCCGAAGTACTGGCCGGATTCGTCAACGCGCTGTTCTTGTTGTTCATAGCGTTTTTCATACTGACGGAAGCCGTGGAACGGGCCATCGAACCGCCCGAGGTGCACCACGACCGCCTGTTCGTGGTCAGCGTGCTGGGGCTGCTCGTCAACCTGGTCGGCATATACGTGTTCCAGCACGGCGGCAGCCACGGGCACAGTCACGGCGGCTCGGGCGGCGGTCACGGGCACAgccacggcggcggcggtggtggccaCGGGCACAGCCACGGCGGAGGCGGCGGTGGTCACGGGCACAGTCACGACGCGCCCGGAGACGACCCGTACAACCAGCACCACCAAGTGTCCATATCGATGGGCGGCGGCGGTCACCAGCAAAACAACGCGTCGGCGCCGACGTCCGGCACCGGCCAGAGCGGCCACAGCCATCAAAACCATCTGATGAAAGGCGTGCTGTTGCACATCTTGGCCGACACGCTGGGCAGCGTGGGCGTGGTCATTTCGGCGCTGCTGATGCGAGCTTTCGGGTGGATGCGCGCGGACCCAGTGTGTTCCATATTCATTGCCGTGCTCGTGGCCGCCTCGGTGTGGGGACTGCTCCGCGACTCGGCCCGCGTACTCATGATGCGCACGCCCGTCGAGCTGGACGACGAGCGGCGCGTGCTGGACGCGTGCTACTCCCGACTGCACCGGTACCATCCGGCCGTGATGGGCATCCAGGAACCGCGGTTCTGGACGCTGTGCGCGGACGCCTACGCGGGCAGCATCAAGATCGAGGTGCGGTCCGGATTCATCGGGAGCGTCGGTCCGGGCGGCAACAGCGACTACGCGGCGTCCTTGTCGCCGTCACCCTTGCAATTCGCGGGCCAGGCGAGCCTGCAGTCCGCGGACGCCGCCAGACTGTTGCACGACCGCGACCAATTCGCCAACGGTCTGGTGCGATACGCGCAACAGGTGTTCGGCGCCGTCGGAGTCCGGAACCTGTACGTGCAGATCGACTATGCGGGCGAAGACATGCTGAACCACAATCATACACATCACCACGTCAACGACGTGCAGCGGCAGAACAGCTACGCGACAACCGGCAGCCTGCTCGATCAGCCCCAACAGCAATTCCAGGCGTACAATCAAACACACCATcaccagcagcagcagcagcagcagcagcagcaacaccagcagcagcaacagcaacagcaacagtaCACTAATCCGCTGCTAATGATGTAAGAGTATTTTTCAACCACCGGTATGGCGCCACGCCATCGCCACCGTCCGCGGGAGTCCAGAGGATTACGGTCACCGACAACCTCATCCGAACACAGTACACTGACAGTTTCAACGACAacgtaaacaaaacaaaataaaaatcattcacatttttaataataatactactactatttttattatatttattatacgtattctgTACTATTCGTGTAAACTTGTTACATTAATGATTGtatcgaaaataaaaaattttatttgtacataatgcatatgaattttaatttcatgttgATTATTATTGCGGTATAACGCAACTCGGATAACGAGGGGAACAATTAGAAAAACTGCCGACTTTTCAATAATACAGGGAAATAGTTGAACGGCGCAgacttttaatgaatattaaaataataataataataataaatattctgttgtattaatatgtttaaaaatgtttgatattgtcattaaattttcgtttttattagtataaatgttGTTgatgtcaattaaaaataatatccgttgaataatgtttttgagtGCTAGAAAATATGTCtcttaatatagttaaatactaatacgagtACATTATTGAAGACAAATAATAGTgggtatttaaaatcaatagtaaTATGTATTTCACATAAGCCATCTTATCAGTAGCGCTTACCTTATAGGTTGACAGTGAAGTGACAATTTAATtgctaattaaataattcctCTCATATCCCACTTTTCCCGGAATAACTTATTTTCATttgacaaaacatattttaacaaattttgttataatctaattgtataatatgatacaatctTACATCTTAAAATATTCCACTTATTATGCTTTTAATCTTCTAAAATGTTAAACTTGCAAACAGTGGTTATGAaagatcaatattatatacaattcgaataattcgatatattttatttgttcagcTCATAAAAAGTATCCTTATCATaagatatattttgtacaatatttaatatagacaataatttatatacatttaataatgtgataaatGGTTTTTTCTTACATATAATTCAGGActttatagaataaatacatatttttttgaatttaaatttacataattattatttgatttttttttttaaatatgtatatccaTTTTGTTCTTTTTCTTTGaatgcaatatataatacatttcagtTATCAACAAACCTTATATTGGTGCAACATGGTTTGTAACTTTTATCAggttaccaattcatattttgaatttaaaaatacccttcacctaaatatattaggtaatatgattgtattattcaaaatattattatggtactaGTGAtgctttaattataattatgctaCCATTaagaaattcaatttatttacaatgataaattcatataatgacaatttatatagagtataatatacattttttattataaaatattatcaatcgacaattattaacgaataacaataacataaaaaagtaatactCATACAATACATTAAGTttagtgtatttaaaataatactgaaaggtgaataaacagtataatacaCTAGGTACTACAGCAGTACAgagtatttatattcatatgatTCATAAATTTACCActtttatgatgtatttatttttatttatatttaattatttattattaaatgcagatatatacttttaaaaaatatataagtttttaatgatttttgtcattaaatattattttaattaacaatatttttaaattaatgcatTATTGTACTTTATTTGCCAAAAGATAAAATTTgtgtgatttttatattatatttatttttatctcattttataacattgaataacattattaagcttaacataaacaattttaattgtttaaatagtgCATGATtttgatagttattatttgttaaactttttcaaataaatttttaattgatacatTCATTCAGTTTAGATAatcttatacaataatatgataaaattgaaaatcaacattatagtatcaaaataatacatcaatttaagtaaaatataaacataatatgatatattattttccatataaaaattaatatatttttgatagataattaaaaataatatattattaatattgtaatgagtAATGTGAaaagtaatacactaatacacaTTACTGCGAGTATAtcagttaatatattaaatttaacaatgttacatttttttttttttttattgtgattgATGACATAAATCAGCAGATTAAGTCTATTTTTCTTTGatgtcattatttaattattataaaaatgattttagacATGATgaatgattttacaaaataaaaatattatctaaagattttaaaatacactatGACAACTTAATGAAATTAAGTGCATcgcacatttttcaataaaaatagaagATGTTTTACCCAcagtagaaatatattaaacaataatagtataatcaataatatataatataatataatatatatatatataaaaagtaattataatattgtacataccaAAGGTAatggtatacataaaaataatacaaataataactaataagtaaacgagaatacatattgttattgaaaataaataatactaataagtaataaataaataattaagtgagTGAGTGATACATGGATATAAAATTACTGCACAATGTATGTAAGTAATGCACAAGGCgatgatgaaaatattattactacatgtacacaataatattatagcagttaaagtaataatataaacaggtACACGCACAATAATAACCAGATGAGAGTAGCCATAATACACAACAATCAACTTAGGAGTTGTGTCTTGTacctaatacaataaattatataataataaaaaaataagtaaaaaaacaaatacatttatggATAATAGGCAATAGCTACCACCACCAGTGAAAAACGGAGGATAAATGCGTTGAATCACAGTGGTAGTGGctagcaattaaaaaaaaaatatatatatatttatttacaatattgaaatagcagttaattacacataatattatgtatggtaaataatattgtataattatttatattaaataatcactatattatcatcatttacaatttaaaaaaaagttatgatatATGCGACCTACGCGTGCGCGTGGtttattgtctttttttttacaattattatattattattaatgtcccAGTCAAAGTTCAGTTGCGGGTAATacattcaaaacaaattatgtataaaaattaataatatttaatcgctATCGCTGCTGCtgttagaatattatacaatcatttCACCGTCGCTGTCACAACTTCACTTTCATCTTCAGAGTTTTCTTCTTCATTTTCACTGTTGTTTTGACTCTTTTGTCTACTCCTTTGTAGATTACGGGTATTCAATTGACTTAATGCTTCATCCAACTGTTTCTGAAGATCTTCTGCGTGAGCCGACCACTTCGACTCTTCACGTTCTACATGTCCATGCAACCGGCTCAGCATTTGTTCctatacaaatttcaaaaatgttatcatgagaataaatattgaagtaaaatgatgagatatttttaataattaaaacaaattatgtattgtattatggattaatatgtacttataatgtGATAATCCCTACCATAGCACCGCTATTACAACATGTAACTTATAAGATCTAATATTTCTAATGTACTCTGTAGTAGTATGTATACAATGAAAACATACCGTATCAGTAATGATCTGCTTGTAATGATATACAGTGGCGCTTAGTATTTTGTTTTGCTTCTTTAATGTGTCAATTTTGTCGGAGTTAACATCATTGGTTGTCTGTGGACACTAATAAAACATGAAAATCCGAATTATTTAACTTGaagtattacaaattcatattatattatatttaaacctaGTACAGTACAgtacactaaaataatttatattcatattcaaaTACCCATATTGGGTACTTACCGCTGCTATGGCGTTACGCTGTTGCTCCTCTTCAGATAGTTGACGCTGGAGCCTCTCAACTTCAGTTCTATGTTGCTCACGTAACTCCTCAATCACTGCCGCATCATGCTCGGTGAGACGACGTGCTCTTTCCGCCGCAGCCTCGTGTTCGTCCCGCAACACCTTGATCGCGGTCTCGTGTTCAGCTCGCAGACTCTTTGTTGTGGTCTCCAGCTTCAAACGTAGATCTTCATTTTGCTTACGTAAATCCTCATTTTTCTTACATAGATCTTGAACTGCTGCCTCGTGCTCAGTATGTAGATGTTCCTTTTCCTCAATAAGCCCTTGGATTGCGATCTTGTGTTCTTTGGCCATATTCTCATTTTTTACCCGCATACTACGGATTTCATTTTGGTGCTCCGTACGCATATGATCTTTAAGCTCACGCATACTTTGCATAGTAGT encodes the following:
- the LOC132923713 gene encoding zinc transporter 7, yielding MIPLSSSTSQRKSSVAAKMTSGSSTGMPSPTSLLTKLKGAIRSVVSDSNARNLMGFLALNFVFAFVELAYGMWTNSLGLISDSFHMFFDCTGLVAGLAAQVVSRWPADDSFAYGYKRAEVLAGFVNALFLLFIAFFILTEAVERAIEPPEVHHDRLFVVSVLGLLVNLVGIYVFQHGGSHGHSHGGSGGGHGHSHGGGGGGHGHSHGGGGGGHGHSHDAPGDDPYNQHHQVSISMGGGGHQQNNASAPTSGTGQSGHSHQNHLMKGVLLHILADTLGSVGVVISALLMRAFGWMRADPVCSIFIAVLVAASVWGLLRDSARVLMMRTPVELDDERRVLDACYSRLHRYHPAVMGIQEPRFWTLCADAYAGSIKIEVRSGFIGSVGPGGNSDYAASLSPSPLQFAGQASLQSADAARLLHDRDQFANGLVRYAQQVFGAVGVRNLYVQIDYAGEDMLNHNHTHHHVNDVQRQNSYATTGSLLDQPQQQFQAYNQTHHHQQQQQQQQQQHQQQQQQQQQYTNPLLMM